From a region of the Argiope bruennichi chromosome 8, qqArgBrue1.1, whole genome shotgun sequence genome:
- the LOC129981396 gene encoding pantetheinase-like: protein MKLPGIQFLCFFVMLSMGSAQMRSRRPYYRAAVHEHKQYDDKTSSGREIINKNLRKYEVAARLAARNYVDLIVFPEKGLFPMKMDNPTWFLDYAENIPRGDEMTNPCYQEKFSSSPILTNLSCIARKYSLFVVATLIDVKDCKVRRHCENRKNKNSCVSDGSDCPDNGHFNFNTLVVFDRMGTLIVRYYKRHPFIPLEKGISTPQYPESRYFDTEFGSFATDIGFDFLINDSFIDIAKRPETTGVTYGNWWFDHTPFFYFSVPNQQAWCLTNKVTVLSSDVHSPNLASLGSGIYIPGKGAVIYSYNPDGKSKLLISNIPTSFFYDFQSTLPPLNKRFFYINDDDSISELNGEEPRNFKDKCGENVLGMNPSSLTDYRCKQSEVHQYTFVKLNKTEDYINVCSNNFCCSLEYQAESMDETFYFAVSGNRLKFYDIYWFGVQSCFLSRCEPVDSKPCRNFLLKSNTKFNSVKITGSFDTNHIYPHVLDSELRLTDRDEWKFDGTSQLSYQNLKGKNLLHADLYGRLYREDGLVNN from the exons ATGAAGCTACCTG gtattcaATTTCTATGTTTCTTCGTCATGTTGAGCATGGGCAGCGCACAAATGAGAAGCCGTAGACCATATTACAGAGCTGCTGTTCATGAACATAAACAATACGATGATAAAACGTCTTCTGGAAGAGAAatcatcaacaaaaatttaagGAAGTATGAAGTAGCTGCTCGACTCGCTGCACGGaat TACGTTGACTTGATTGTATTTCCTGAAAAAGGTCTGTTTCCAATGAAAATGGACAATCCGACTTGGTTTCTCGATTATGCAGAAAATATTCCTCGCGGTGATGAAATGACTAATCCTTGCTATCAAGAAAAGTTTTCGAGCAGCCCAATTCTAACAAATTTAAGCTGCATTGCACGAAAATACAGCTTATTTGTTGTGGCCACTTTAATTGACGTAAAAGATTGCAAAGTTCGCAGACATTGTGAAAACAGAAAAAACAAGAACTCATGCGTTAGTGATGGATCAGACTGCCCGGATAAtggccattttaattttaatactttagtaGTTTTCGACAGAATGGGAACCTTGATAGTCAGGTATTACAAAAGGCATCCTTTTATTCCTCTTGAGAAAGGCATTTCAACGCCTCAGTATCCAGAATCAAGATATTTTGACACTGAATTTGGCTCTTTTGCTACTGATATTGGCTTCGATTTCTTGATTAATGATTCGTTCATTGATATTGCAAAACGTCCAGAAACTACTGGTGTAACGTATGGCAACTGGTGGTTTGACCACACGCCGTTTTTTTACTTTAGTGTTCCCAATCAACAGGCTTGGTGTCTTACAAACAAGGTTACTGTTCTTTCCTCTGATGTTCATAGCCCAAACCTGGCATCTCTTGGTAGTGGCATCTACATTCCTGGTAAAGGAGCGGTAATTTACAGTTACAATCCCGATGGTAAAAGcaaacttttgatttcaaatatccCCACGtcatttttttacgattttcaaAGCACCCTTCCACCACtgaataaaagattcttttacaTTAATGATGATGACTCAATCAGTGAACTGAATGGGGAGGAGCCAcgtaattttaaagacaaatgtGGCGAAAATGTTCTTGGAATGAATCCCAGCTCCTTGACTGATTACCGTTGTAAACAGTCCGAAGTTCATCAGTACACTTTCGTCAAACTTAATAAAACTGAGGATTATATTAATGTTTGCTCAAACAATTTTTGCTGCAGTCTAGAATATCAAGCTGAATCCATGGATGAGACTTTTTACTTTGCCGTGTCTGGGAACCGATTAAAATTTTACGACATCTATTGGTTTGGTGTCCAATCATGCTTCTTGTCCCGTTGTGAGCCGGTGGACAGTAAGCCATGcaggaattttcttttgaaatctaaCACCAAGTTTAATAGTGTTAAGATCACAGGCTCCTTTGACACCAATCATATTTATCCTCATGTTCTTGATAGTGAACTTCGCCTAACAGATAGAGACGAATGGAAATTTGATGGAACATCTCAATTGtcgtatcaaaatttgaaagggaAGAATTTGTTACATGCAGATTTATATGGAAGGTTGTACCGGGAGGACGGGTTGGTAAATaactaa
- the LOC129981450 gene encoding leucine-rich melanocyte differentiation-associated protein-like isoform X1: MKETSDEGDVSSIADSCSIGSGSSSVNDLTEYNKKYSHVCILTYWNKDRVVCGVDLSYIGQDCYSIPSILGKIYGNQTRRLDLSFNSIRSLENLELFPLLEELIVDNNELSDLVSFIPLNNLHTLSLNKNHFRDLESLLKQLTNCYPQLTYLSLLGNPACPDQLSSFEKDEEDYQRYRYYIIHQIPKLKFLDSTPVKPFEKAEAKRIGGFMKVARPKIEMADEANDEATDSRYSPLPVDNNKEGTHRGSFGKLRQRYTGTQSEGNRFIRDNEL; this comes from the exons ATGAAGGAAACATCTGATGAAGGGGATGTCAGCAGTATTGCTGATTCTTGCAGTATTGGAAGTGGAAGTTCTAGTGTTAATGATCTGACGGAATATAATAAGAAGTACTCTCATGTTTGTATATTGACTTATTGGAATAAAGATAGAGTAGTTTGTGGAGTCGAT CTTTCTTACATTGGACAAGATTGCTACTCCATTCCAAGCATTTTAGGCAAAATATATGGAAACCAGACTCGGAGACTAGATCTGAGTTTCAATTCAATTAG gtctttagaaaatttagaattgtttCCTTTGCTTGAGGAGTTAATTGTAGATAACAATGAGCTTAGCGATTTAGTATCATTTATTCCTTTGAACAATCTTCATACgctttctttaaacaaaaatcac TTTCGTGATTTAGAATCCTTATTGAAACAACTTACCAACTGTTACCCACAATTAACGTATTTGAGCTTACTTGGTAATCCAGCTTGTCCTGACCAACTCTCTAGTTTCGAAAAAGATGAAGAAGATTACCAGAGATATag gtATTACATCATACATCAGATACCGAAACTGAAGTTTTTGGATTCAACGCCAGTGAAACCTTTCGAAAAAGCGGAAGCCAAAAGAATCGGTGGGTTCATGAAAGTCGCGCGTCCTAAAATTGAAATGGCt GATGAAGCGAACGATGAGGCCACAGACTCACGATATTCACCTCTTCCGgtagataataataaagaaggaaCTCACAGAG GATCTTTTGGGAAACTAAGGCAGCGTTACACTGGGACTCAGTCAGAAGGAAACAGATTCATTCGGGACAACgaattatga